The following are encoded together in the Pectobacterium punjabense genome:
- the pstS gene encoding phosphate ABC transporter substrate-binding protein PstS, with the protein MKLMRTTLASVVAATFSLTAFSAFAANLTGAGATFPAPVYAKWADSYQKETGNKVNYQGIGSSGGVKQIIAKTVDFGASDAPLADDKLAQDGLFQFPTVIGGVVLAVNVPGIKSGELTLDGKTLGDIYLGNIKKWNDPAITKLNPNAKLPDQDIAVVRRADGSGTSFVFTSYLAKVNPEWKEKIGAGSTVNWPTGLGGKGNDGIAAFVQRLPGSIGYVEYAYAKQNNLAYTKLISADGKAVSPTGTSFSNAAKEIDWSKSFAQDLTNQKGADAWPITSTTFILVHTKQDKPEQGAEVLKFFDWAFKKGGEQAEALDYATLPKEVVEQIRAAWKTQVKDSSGKALY; encoded by the coding sequence ATGAAACTGATGCGTACCACTCTTGCCAGTGTTGTTGCGGCAACCTTTTCTCTGACGGCATTTTCTGCTTTTGCTGCTAACCTCACCGGTGCCGGTGCGACATTCCCTGCGCCTGTTTATGCCAAATGGGCTGATTCCTATCAAAAAGAAACCGGTAATAAAGTTAACTATCAAGGCATCGGTTCTTCTGGTGGTGTAAAACAAATTATCGCTAAAACGGTAGATTTCGGTGCCTCTGACGCGCCTCTGGCTGACGACAAATTAGCACAGGATGGTTTATTCCAGTTCCCAACCGTTATCGGTGGCGTGGTACTGGCAGTGAACGTTCCTGGTATCAAATCTGGCGAATTGACGCTGGACGGTAAAACACTGGGTGATATCTACCTGGGCAACATCAAAAAATGGAACGACCCGGCAATTACCAAACTGAACCCGAATGCCAAGCTGCCGGATCAGGATATCGCTGTCGTTCGTCGCGCTGATGGTTCTGGTACGTCTTTCGTGTTCACCAGCTATCTGGCGAAAGTGAATCCAGAGTGGAAAGAGAAGATTGGTGCGGGTTCTACTGTGAACTGGCCGACCGGTCTGGGCGGTAAAGGTAACGATGGTATCGCAGCGTTCGTACAGCGTCTGCCTGGTTCTATTGGTTACGTAGAATACGCGTATGCCAAGCAGAACAACCTGGCTTACACCAAACTGATTTCTGCCGATGGCAAAGCGGTTAGCCCAACTGGCACCAGCTTCAGCAATGCGGCTAAAGAGATCGACTGGAGCAAGTCTTTCGCTCAGGATCTGACGAACCAGAAAGGCGCTGATGCATGGCCGATCACCTCAACCACCTTCATCCTGGTTCACACCAAGCAGGATAAACCTGAGCAGGGCGCTGAAGTGTTGAAATTCTTCGACTGGGCGTTCAAGAAAGGCGGCGAGCAAGCCGAAGCGCTGGACTACGCCACACTGCCGAAAGAAGTGGTTGAGCAAATCCGTGCTGCCTGGAAAACCCAGGTAAAAGACAGCAGCGGTAAAGCACTGTATTAA
- the pstC gene encoding phosphate ABC transporter permease PstC, protein MAEYKPTIKAPGKYGDILFSTLVKLAALVTLLLLGGIIVSLIVASWPSIEKFGFAFLWTKEWDAPAEQFGALVPIYGTVVTSLIALIIAIPISFGIALFLTELAPAWLKRPLGVAIELLAAIPSIVYGMWGLFIFAPLFAKYFQQPVGNVLSGIPIVGSLFSGPAFGIGILAAGVILAIMIIPYIAAVMRDVFEQTPVMMKESAYGIGCTTWEVIWRIVLPYTKNGVIGGVMLGLGRALGETMAVTFIIGNTYQLDSASLYMPGNSITSALANEFAEAESGVHTAALMELGLILFVITFIVLACSKLMVMRLAKNEGAR, encoded by the coding sequence ATGGCGGAGTACAAGCCAACTATCAAAGCCCCGGGAAAATATGGCGATATCCTCTTCAGCACGCTGGTAAAACTGGCGGCGCTGGTCACGCTCCTGCTGTTGGGAGGCATCATTGTTTCCCTGATTGTGGCGTCCTGGCCTAGCATCGAGAAGTTCGGTTTTGCCTTCTTGTGGACGAAAGAGTGGGATGCGCCCGCAGAGCAGTTTGGTGCACTGGTTCCTATTTACGGTACCGTCGTAACCTCACTGATCGCACTGATTATTGCGATTCCGATTAGCTTCGGGATTGCGTTATTTCTGACAGAGCTGGCACCAGCTTGGTTGAAACGCCCGCTTGGCGTGGCGATTGAATTGCTGGCGGCCATACCAAGTATTGTTTACGGCATGTGGGGGCTGTTTATCTTTGCTCCGCTATTTGCCAAATATTTCCAGCAGCCAGTAGGCAACGTCCTGTCCGGTATCCCTATTGTTGGTTCACTGTTCTCTGGCCCGGCGTTCGGGATTGGTATTCTGGCAGCTGGCGTTATTTTGGCCATCATGATTATCCCTTATATTGCAGCGGTCATGCGTGACGTGTTTGAGCAAACGCCAGTCATGATGAAAGAGTCCGCCTACGGCATCGGCTGTACGACGTGGGAAGTGATCTGGCGCATTGTGCTGCCTTACACCAAGAATGGTGTCATCGGCGGGGTGATGTTGGGATTGGGGCGCGCCTTGGGGGAAACCATGGCCGTTACCTTTATCATTGGGAACACTTACCAGCTCGACAGCGCGTCGCTGTATATGCCGGGCAACAGTATTACCTCTGCGTTGGCGAATGAATTCGCCGAAGCCGAATCCGGCGTGCACACAGCGGCGCTGATGGAGCTGGGTCTGATCCTGTTTGTTATTACCTTTATTGTTCTGGCGTGTTCAAAGCTGATGGTGATGCGTCTGGCAAAAAATGAGGGGGCGCGCTAA
- a CDS encoding ABC transporter permease subunit (The N-terminal region of this protein, as described by TIGR01726, is a three transmembrane segment that identifies a subfamily of ABC transporter permease subunits, which specificities that include histidine, arginine, glutamine, glutamate, L-cystine (sic), the opines (in Agrobacterium) octopine and nopaline, etc.), whose product MSAFDWNWLFLLIQAAWVTLYVAGFSFILAVLIAIVVVYGRLSSRPVLCRAAQAYVWILRGVPDLLIIYFFFFGGILFLSDISAFLDSAAIVPSPVITGIIAVGITSSALLSEVFRGAVLAIDKIYIESATAFGMTGRKLLTRIIIPLALPTALPGIGNIWLTTLKASSLVSVVGVMEILRQAQIAAGSTRLPFVFYSIAALLYMVVALASSWWVGGWERRIAAKKGAAQ is encoded by the coding sequence ATGAGTGCCTTCGATTGGAATTGGCTGTTTCTGTTGATACAGGCGGCTTGGGTAACGCTGTATGTCGCAGGGTTCAGCTTTATTCTTGCCGTACTGATCGCTATTGTCGTCGTTTACGGACGTTTGTCCTCCCGTCCGGTGTTGTGCCGGGCGGCGCAAGCCTATGTTTGGATACTGCGCGGCGTGCCCGATTTATTGATTATTTATTTCTTTTTCTTCGGCGGTATCCTCTTCCTGAGCGATATTTCCGCGTTTCTGGATAGTGCCGCCATCGTTCCGTCCCCCGTTATCACGGGAATTATCGCCGTGGGGATTACCAGCTCTGCGCTGCTGTCGGAAGTGTTCCGCGGTGCCGTCCTCGCTATCGATAAAATCTATATTGAATCGGCAACCGCCTTTGGTATGACGGGGCGAAAGCTGCTCACCCGCATTATTATTCCCTTAGCGCTGCCCACGGCGTTACCCGGCATTGGCAATATCTGGTTAACCACCTTGAAAGCCTCATCGCTCGTGTCCGTGGTCGGTGTCATGGAGATTCTGCGACAAGCCCAAATCGCCGCAGGCTCAACGCGTCTACCGTTTGTTTTTTATTCGATAGCAGCCTTGTTGTATATGGTCGTGGCACTAGCGTCATCCTGGTGGGTAGGCGGATGGGAGCGACGCATCGCGGCGAAAAAAGGGGCCGCGCAATGA
- the pstA gene encoding phosphate ABC transporter permease PstA, protein MATLGIEQEAALARSRRKMQAWRRQKNRIALFLSMSTMAFGLFWLIWILFSTVTRGIDGMSLALFTEMTPPPNTAGGGLANAIVGSGLLILWATLLGTPLGIMAGIYLAEYGRKSWIAEVIRFINDILLSAPSIVVGLFVYTLVVAKMQHFSGWAGVIALALLQVPIVIRTTENMLKLVPDSLREAAYALGTPKWKMISAITLKASVSGIITGVLLAIARIAGETAPLLFTSLSNQFWSTDLMHPIANLPVTIFKFAMSPFVEWQQLAWAGVLLITLCVLLLNILARVIFSAKKH, encoded by the coding sequence ATGGCGACATTAGGCATAGAGCAAGAAGCCGCACTGGCACGCTCGCGACGTAAAATGCAGGCCTGGCGTCGCCAGAAAAACCGCATTGCGCTGTTCTTATCCATGTCCACGATGGCTTTTGGCCTGTTTTGGCTGATTTGGATACTGTTCTCGACGGTGACTCGAGGCATCGATGGCATGTCTTTGGCATTGTTTACCGAGATGACACCGCCGCCTAATACGGCAGGTGGTGGATTAGCGAATGCCATCGTTGGTAGCGGATTGCTAATTCTATGGGCAACCCTGTTGGGTACGCCGCTGGGGATTATGGCGGGCATCTATCTGGCGGAATACGGTCGTAAATCCTGGATCGCCGAAGTGATTCGCTTCATCAACGATATTCTGCTGTCAGCGCCTTCCATTGTGGTTGGGTTGTTTGTCTACACGCTAGTGGTAGCCAAGATGCAGCATTTCTCCGGTTGGGCGGGTGTGATTGCACTGGCGCTGTTGCAGGTGCCGATTGTGATTCGTACCACAGAGAATATGCTCAAACTGGTGCCGGATAGCCTGCGTGAAGCGGCTTATGCACTGGGTACGCCGAAATGGAAAATGATTTCTGCGATTACGCTGAAAGCATCGGTATCGGGCATTATCACCGGGGTGCTGCTGGCTATCGCACGTATTGCGGGGGAAACGGCGCCGCTGCTGTTTACATCGCTGTCGAATCAGTTCTGGAGCACGGATCTGATGCATCCGATTGCTAACCTGCCGGTCACCATATTTAAGTTTGCTATGAGCCCGTTTGTGGAATGGCAACAGCTGGCCTGGGCGGGTGTACTGCTGATTACGCTGTGCGTTCTGCTACTGAATATTCTGGCGCGTGTTATTTTCTCTGCGAAGAAACACTAA
- a CDS encoding MFS transporter, with the protein MNASVPSPQTVIAHQWRALTGICIASFLGCIDFTIVNTAIPAIQQQFGAGIAHVQWVMGIFIMALCTSMVIVGRVADRAGRRRVLYIGMAVFGVASLGAGLSGSVNELIGWRFLQGASCAVLYTATTVILVDIYPAQHHGRVLGILFAVNGLGLAIGPVAGGLLVDVLGWRWVFLLNVPLIAVSFVFCLGQVRESRVAQAPPLDGKGLLFFILSVASALLVINQGDRWGWLSLPSLACFLLALVALGGLIRVERREPFPLIDIDLLRQPAFLRICVLTSLLAFFYCGAFFLMPIHLHATHHYRDAVIGLLLLPTTAAMALISPWVGRLADRIGPRWILMAGFLMLGLSAGLQSMLDRESALGTMIVAFTLMGVGWGCILGPSVLAALKAVHAEQQGVAIGISWTLHNLGGAVGLAFVTQLYHRTEQGYQTAMLLLCFLSLLGCLIASYRDKRL; encoded by the coding sequence ATGAACGCGAGTGTTCCCTCGCCACAGACGGTTATTGCCCATCAGTGGCGAGCTTTGACGGGCATTTGTATTGCGAGTTTTCTTGGCTGTATTGATTTTACGATTGTGAATACCGCCATTCCGGCCATTCAACAGCAGTTTGGTGCCGGTATCGCTCATGTGCAGTGGGTGATGGGAATATTCATTATGGCGCTGTGTACCAGCATGGTCATCGTTGGAAGGGTAGCCGATCGCGCGGGTCGTCGGCGTGTACTCTATATTGGTATGGCGGTGTTTGGCGTGGCATCGTTGGGAGCGGGTCTGTCGGGCAGTGTGAATGAACTGATTGGGTGGCGTTTTTTGCAGGGGGCATCTTGCGCCGTTTTATATACTGCAACAACGGTTATTTTGGTTGATATTTATCCAGCTCAGCACCACGGGCGCGTGTTAGGTATCTTGTTTGCCGTCAATGGGTTGGGATTGGCTATTGGCCCCGTGGCTGGTGGTCTTCTGGTGGATGTTCTGGGCTGGAGGTGGGTGTTCTTGCTTAATGTTCCGCTGATCGCAGTGAGTTTTGTTTTTTGTCTCGGTCAGGTGCGGGAATCTCGCGTAGCGCAAGCGCCGCCTTTGGATGGTAAAGGGTTACTCTTTTTTATCCTTTCCGTTGCCAGTGCACTGTTGGTTATCAATCAAGGCGATCGCTGGGGATGGTTGAGCCTGCCATCGTTAGCCTGTTTTTTACTGGCGCTGGTGGCGCTAGGGGGACTAATTCGGGTTGAGCGGCGAGAGCCTTTCCCTCTGATCGATATCGATTTATTACGGCAGCCTGCTTTTCTCCGAATCTGTGTACTGACATCGCTACTGGCTTTTTTCTACTGCGGCGCTTTTTTTCTCATGCCGATTCATCTTCATGCGACGCATCATTATCGTGATGCTGTGATTGGCCTGTTGCTATTGCCTACAACGGCCGCGATGGCGTTAATTTCGCCGTGGGTGGGGCGTTTGGCGGACCGCATCGGCCCTCGATGGATACTGATGGCTGGCTTTCTTATGCTCGGGCTGTCTGCGGGTTTACAAAGCATGCTCGATCGTGAGAGTGCGTTAGGCACCATGATAGTGGCTTTTACCTTAATGGGCGTGGGCTGGGGATGCATCTTAGGTCCCTCTGTTCTGGCCGCGCTCAAGGCTGTACATGCTGAACAGCAGGGGGTTGCCATCGGTATTTCCTGGACGTTGCATAATTTGGGCGGTGCGGTAGGATTGGCGTTTGTCACACAACTCTATCATCGTACGGAACAGGGTTATCAGACGGCGATGTTATTACTGTGCTTCCTGTCATTATTGGGATGTCTCATCGCCAGTTACCGTGATAAACGTCTCTGA
- a CDS encoding amino acid ABC transporter ATP-binding protein → MTDSRDAILRVSHLSKHYGAISVLHDISLQARKGDVVSLLGRSGSGKSTLLRCLNFLELADTGNISLLDETISLSPSCDPRHLSAAITRLRRRIGMVFQNYRLWPHLTLLQNITEVPTQLWHTPKQVAIEQAEHLLQRVGLYQRKHHYPSQLSGGQQQRGAIARALAVNPEILLLDEPTSALDPELVGEVLAVIRSLAQEGRTMVIVTHEIAFAREVSDQILFLHQGRIDTQGSPDALFSGGGSDRFNTFIQAL, encoded by the coding sequence ATGACCGATAGCCGTGACGCTATTTTACGGGTCAGCCATCTGAGTAAACATTACGGCGCGATTAGCGTGCTACATGACATCTCATTACAAGCGCGCAAAGGGGACGTGGTTTCGCTACTTGGCCGTTCCGGTTCAGGGAAATCTACGTTATTGCGCTGCCTGAATTTCCTCGAATTAGCGGATACAGGCAATATTTCATTGCTGGACGAAACAATCTCGCTATCACCCTCATGCGATCCACGACACCTCAGCGCCGCGATTACCCGTCTACGCCGGCGAATAGGCATGGTTTTTCAAAATTACCGCCTTTGGCCCCACCTCACGTTATTGCAAAACATCACGGAGGTTCCCACTCAGTTATGGCATACCCCAAAACAAGTAGCGATCGAGCAAGCAGAACACTTGCTCCAGCGGGTGGGGCTATATCAACGAAAACACCACTATCCGTCGCAGTTATCTGGCGGACAACAGCAGCGCGGCGCGATTGCCAGAGCCTTAGCGGTCAATCCTGAAATACTCCTGCTAGACGAACCCACATCGGCCCTCGACCCAGAGCTCGTTGGTGAGGTACTGGCAGTCATCCGTTCTCTGGCGCAAGAAGGGAGAACGATGGTGATCGTCACGCACGAAATTGCCTTTGCACGTGAAGTATCCGATCAGATTTTATTCTTACATCAGGGGCGCATTGATACACAAGGGTCGCCGGATGCCCTGTTCAGCGGCGGCGGTTCGGATCGCTTCAACACATTTATACAGGCATTATGA
- the phoU gene encoding phosphate signaling complex protein PhoU: MDNLNLNKHISGQFNAELEHIRTQVLTMGGLVEQQLSDAITAMHNQDAELAQQVIEGDAKVNMMEVAIDEACVRIIAKRQPTASDLRLVMAIIKTISELERIGDVADKICRTALEKFSHQHQPLLVSLESLGRHTVQMLHDVLDAFARMDLDEAIRIYREDKKVDKEYEGIVRQLMTHMMEDPRTIPSVLTALFCARSIERIGDRCQNICEFIFYFVKGQDFRHLGGDALEKLLAEKDKKAEE; the protein is encoded by the coding sequence ATGGATAATCTGAATCTGAACAAACACATTTCCGGTCAGTTTAACGCCGAACTGGAACACATTCGCACGCAGGTCCTGACTATGGGCGGGCTGGTGGAGCAACAGCTGAGTGATGCGATTACCGCGATGCATAATCAGGATGCGGAGCTGGCTCAGCAGGTGATTGAAGGCGACGCCAAAGTTAACATGATGGAAGTGGCGATCGATGAGGCCTGCGTGCGCATTATTGCGAAACGTCAGCCGACCGCCAGCGATCTGCGTTTGGTGATGGCGATCATCAAAACCATCTCTGAACTGGAGCGTATCGGCGATGTGGCGGATAAAATCTGTCGCACCGCGCTGGAGAAATTCTCCCATCAGCATCAGCCGCTGCTGGTGAGTCTGGAATCATTGGGCCGCCACACCGTGCAGATGCTGCATGATGTGTTGGATGCTTTTGCCCGTATGGATCTGGACGAAGCAATCCGTATTTATCGTGAAGATAAGAAAGTGGATAAAGAGTACGAAGGGATTGTGCGTCAGTTGATGACTCACATGATGGAAGATCCTCGTACTATCCCGAGTGTACTGACGGCGTTGTTCTGCGCCCGTTCTATTGAGCGTATCGGCGATCGTTGTCAGAACATCTGCGAATTTATCTTCTACTTTGTCAAAGGTCAGGATTTTCGCCACCTTGGTGGTGATGCGCTGGAAAAGCTGTTGGCTGAGAAAGACAAGAAAGCGGAAGAGTAA
- a CDS encoding aspartate aminotransferase family protein, giving the protein MTKAQATGHWAERDRKVVQHVSGNRANKERFVLVKGKGSTVWDEHGRAFLDAHAGAWLAQVGHGRRELAQVAAQQMEQLAHFTTAAYFANPPSIELAEKLISRAPRNIGKVRFMSSGSEADDEALQLVRLFHQRRGEPQRKKILVHRGAFHGRTYGGLELMGIHQGNGDAQVIQLTPPWSYHSEWFNQQSATDFCLQELDEAIREHGAENIAALFGELVWGPAGMIPAPDDYWPKVAALLKKHGILFVVDEVVTAFGRAGAWFTANDYQLTPDVIVLAKGIASGYMPIAALLLSESFAETIEGAGGGGSFAGHLVACAVASANIDIIENEQLVQASRTRGEQLLSALAPLNDLGIVGNIRGRGLMIGLELVADKATKVSLFRHYPELLAEIPRYAREEEGVILSIHGGALSLTPPLVITADEVDRLVHTVENTLKHATAWIGRQ; this is encoded by the coding sequence ATGACGAAAGCACAGGCAACAGGACATTGGGCGGAACGCGATCGCAAGGTCGTTCAGCACGTCAGCGGGAACCGTGCCAATAAAGAACGTTTTGTGTTGGTCAAAGGTAAAGGGAGCACGGTATGGGATGAACATGGCCGTGCCTTTCTCGACGCTCATGCGGGAGCCTGGCTGGCTCAGGTAGGTCACGGGCGCCGGGAGTTGGCACAGGTGGCCGCTCAGCAAATGGAACAGTTGGCGCACTTCACGACAGCAGCCTACTTTGCTAATCCCCCGTCTATCGAGTTAGCCGAGAAACTCATTTCGCGTGCGCCCCGAAATATAGGAAAAGTTCGGTTCATGAGCAGCGGTTCAGAAGCCGATGATGAGGCGTTACAGCTTGTACGCCTTTTCCACCAGCGCCGTGGCGAACCACAACGAAAAAAAATACTGGTTCATCGTGGTGCTTTTCATGGCCGTACCTATGGCGGTTTAGAGCTGATGGGCATCCATCAGGGAAATGGCGATGCTCAGGTCATCCAGTTAACGCCGCCGTGGTCCTATCATTCCGAGTGGTTCAACCAGCAGAGCGCGACAGATTTCTGCTTACAGGAATTGGACGAGGCGATTCGCGAACACGGAGCCGAAAATATTGCCGCCCTATTTGGCGAACTGGTTTGGGGGCCTGCGGGCATGATCCCAGCCCCGGACGACTATTGGCCGAAGGTTGCCGCGTTGCTGAAGAAACACGGCATTCTGTTTGTGGTTGATGAAGTGGTGACAGCCTTCGGCAGAGCCGGAGCCTGGTTTACCGCCAATGATTATCAGCTCACACCCGATGTGATCGTTCTGGCGAAGGGAATTGCCAGCGGATATATGCCGATTGCCGCTCTGCTGCTCAGCGAATCATTCGCAGAAACCATTGAAGGTGCTGGTGGTGGTGGATCGTTCGCAGGGCATCTGGTTGCCTGCGCCGTCGCCAGCGCTAATATCGATATCATCGAGAATGAGCAATTGGTTCAGGCTTCCCGCACGCGCGGCGAACAGTTACTTAGCGCGTTGGCACCATTAAACGATCTGGGGATAGTCGGCAATATTCGCGGTCGCGGGTTAATGATTGGTCTGGAACTGGTGGCGGATAAGGCCACGAAGGTATCGCTCTTCCGCCACTATCCCGAACTGCTGGCAGAGATTCCTCGGTACGCACGTGAAGAGGAAGGGGTCATTCTGTCTATTCATGGTGGCGCACTGTCGCTGACACCGCCGCTGGTCATTACTGCTGACGAGGTGGATCGGCTTGTACATACGGTGGAAAACACGCTGAAGCATGCCACCGCGTGGATCGGTCGTCAGTAA
- a CDS encoding ABC transporter permease translates to MNGEWLTTVTSLLAGVPLTLAITASTLLFSVLIGIGLSLLKTSRSKGLVLLTDGYLFVFRTVPVLVQLFIVYYGAGQFSFIRHSVLWPYFRDPLWCAIIVLSLYQASYVCEVFRGGLRAVDNGMIEAGKSLGLSTVKIYRFIVFPLALRQALPAYSNEVGRAIQVTSLTSTITLAEVTGIARTIISKTYSVFPVITVAGVIYIAITLVATGIIYRLERHLTNYRHDKKSASQPHKLRAKNSAS, encoded by the coding sequence ATGAACGGAGAATGGCTCACTACCGTAACCTCGCTACTCGCTGGCGTGCCGTTAACACTAGCAATCACCGCATCGACCTTATTATTCAGCGTGTTGATCGGTATCGGATTGTCGCTTTTAAAAACATCCAGAAGCAAAGGACTGGTGCTGCTGACGGATGGCTATCTTTTTGTTTTCCGTACCGTTCCGGTGCTAGTGCAGCTATTTATCGTCTATTACGGTGCCGGGCAATTTTCTTTCATACGCCATAGCGTTCTCTGGCCCTATTTTCGCGATCCCCTCTGGTGCGCCATCATCGTGTTATCGCTTTATCAGGCTTCGTACGTCTGTGAAGTCTTTCGTGGCGGTCTACGCGCCGTTGATAATGGAATGATCGAAGCGGGGAAAAGTCTGGGGCTGTCGACGGTCAAGATTTACCGTTTTATTGTCTTTCCGCTGGCGTTACGTCAGGCACTACCCGCCTACAGTAACGAAGTCGGCCGCGCCATTCAGGTCACGTCGTTAACCTCCACGATTACGCTCGCAGAAGTCACCGGTATCGCCAGAACCATCATTAGCAAAACGTACAGCGTGTTTCCGGTCATTACCGTCGCAGGCGTGATCTATATCGCCATTACGCTTGTCGCTACGGGCATCATTTATCGTCTGGAACGTCATCTGACAAATTATCGTCATGATAAAAAATCGGCCAGTCAGCCCCATAAGCTTCGCGCAAAAAACAGTGCATCCTAA
- the pstB gene encoding phosphate ABC transporter ATP-binding protein PstB has product MSMATETSNKIQVRDLNFYYGKFHALKNITLDIAANQVTAFIGPSGCGKSTLLRTLNKMYQLYPEQRAEGDILLDGNNILTDKQDIALLRAKVGMVFQKPTPFPMSIYDNIAFGVRLFEKLSRADMDERVQWALTKAALWQETKDKLHQSGYSLSGGQQQRLCIARGIAIRPDVLLLDEPCSALDPISTGRIEELISELKKDYTVVIVTHNMQQAARCSDHTAFMYLGELIEFSDTDTLFTAPRQKQTEDYITGRYG; this is encoded by the coding sequence ATGAGTATGGCTACTGAGACATCCAACAAAATCCAGGTACGCGATCTGAATTTCTATTACGGAAAATTCCATGCGTTGAAAAACATTACGCTGGATATTGCCGCGAATCAGGTTACCGCGTTTATCGGTCCGTCCGGCTGTGGTAAATCCACGCTGCTGCGTACGTTGAACAAAATGTATCAGCTCTACCCTGAGCAGCGCGCCGAGGGCGATATCCTGCTGGATGGCAATAACATCCTGACCGATAAGCAAGACATCGCGCTGCTGCGTGCCAAGGTGGGGATGGTTTTCCAGAAGCCGACGCCGTTCCCGATGTCCATTTACGATAACATTGCGTTTGGTGTTCGCCTGTTTGAGAAGCTGTCTCGCGCGGATATGGATGAGCGTGTTCAGTGGGCGCTAACCAAAGCGGCGCTGTGGCAGGAAACGAAAGATAAGCTGCATCAGAGCGGCTACAGCCTGTCTGGTGGTCAACAGCAGCGTTTATGTATTGCGCGTGGTATTGCGATTCGCCCGGATGTCTTGCTGCTGGATGAACCTTGTTCTGCACTCGACCCGATTTCTACCGGTCGCATTGAAGAGCTGATCTCTGAGCTGAAAAAAGATTACACCGTGGTCATCGTGACGCATAACATGCAGCAGGCAGCGCGTTGTTCAGATCATACGGCGTTTATGTATTTAGGTGAGCTGATTGAGTTCAGCGATACTGATACCCTGTTTACTGCCCCACGGCAGAAGCAGACTGAAGATTACATCACCGGCCGTTACGGTTGA
- a CDS encoding transporter substrate-binding domain-containing protein: MGQLKANTAHRASLFSRCITPLFLFSVFSAASPEATAKLTIAMDGASPPYNYSTSNGKIEGFEVDLINDLCKRINEECTVVSQSWEGIIPALLAKRYDAIMSGISITEERKKQIDFTHPYSTTPSWLVGSEALFKNITTSDAAIAALKGKSLGVQRGTIQQAIADNTFRQQGVEIKEYDTDDNLKIDLEAGRLDAVLGVSVNLTPLLEGQHQDTFIRFGPEIADEGGIGIALRKDEQALKEKLNNAIDAAIHDGTVSALSIKWLKFDSIPKTPSA; this comes from the coding sequence ATGGGTCAGTTAAAAGCCAATACCGCACATCGTGCGAGTTTATTCTCACGGTGCATTACGCCGTTATTCTTGTTCTCCGTATTTTCAGCCGCTTCACCAGAGGCAACGGCCAAATTAACCATTGCGATGGATGGCGCTTCTCCGCCTTATAATTACAGTACCTCAAACGGAAAAATCGAAGGGTTTGAAGTAGACCTCATTAACGACCTGTGCAAAAGAATCAACGAAGAATGCACCGTGGTTAGCCAATCCTGGGAAGGCATTATTCCCGCCCTGCTCGCTAAAAGATACGATGCCATCATGTCGGGCATCTCTATTACGGAAGAGCGAAAAAAACAGATAGATTTTACCCATCCTTATTCGACCACACCCAGTTGGCTGGTTGGCTCAGAGGCGCTGTTTAAAAATATCACCACATCAGACGCCGCTATCGCCGCACTCAAAGGGAAATCTCTCGGCGTCCAGCGCGGGACCATTCAGCAAGCGATTGCCGATAACACCTTTCGCCAGCAGGGTGTCGAGATTAAGGAATACGACACCGACGATAACCTGAAAATCGATCTGGAAGCAGGGCGTTTGGATGCCGTATTAGGCGTATCGGTCAATCTCACCCCGCTACTGGAAGGCCAGCATCAGGACACCTTTATTCGATTCGGACCAGAAATCGCCGATGAGGGCGGTATCGGTATCGCGCTGCGTAAAGATGAACAGGCCTTAAAGGAAAAACTCAATAACGCCATTGACGCCGCAATCCATGATGGCACGGTGTCGGCGTTATCCATCAAATGGCTGAAGTTCGATTCCATTCCTAAAACGCCGTCAGCATGA